A stretch of the Aythya fuligula isolate bAytFul2 chromosome 18, bAytFul2.pri, whole genome shotgun sequence genome encodes the following:
- the LOC116496540 gene encoding sterile alpha motif domain-containing protein 9-like produces the protein MDYNTLPVDKWDENHVQCWLQSTGIKEEYTRKLHEEEVTGPVLMELNEPFLKKIGMKKGQIHILLLKRDELRQQQKNTKQEKHSSSKTPARIDTVRDSVRPKDVCPQKSLSKDSCGPLHETSGENTARSKKQGRNKSQPQNTDEVLDISKYRPFRSEDTDFKYVKGQVLSPETGVNGLIIPCHEYKSFAIAAELNRQQLQSKFACEVIRFASACMNIRTNGTIHFGIMDSVEDKGYKHGQIIGIKVKDREHYVDALDYIEKCFPETKQETARKCIHPPVFIEVISKDSQEQRFVVEVDIEPTYSLVKNQTFDVYLPKYNESSQKVTLTKERALYQRLGAKSELVKPDDLIAFIEGSKDRDAQREKAELLSTEVHTEVSQNLGRKLSILLNDGKNYMDDSLRYILVTNRCTEDDLNSINFLMHLNVFCVFDFDEHSVSGLYGKYKEHHATRSYFLQDFSNESKTGNLPPQKHLCLFDQTSWIFCNGRSDYLGDEGKPCDENTWIRTKKKYLKKAITRICDEILPKRSFIVLFLLLSPVKKPIVDTFQEFYTEMNGMEYIICIAESKENYVKWANLAQTSCSIGTLEQRSIVGMKLSHVDATIQKMLPSTAHPRHLPVSTRALCTLPSLEEEKMFSLEILCVDQCDDIKLDLLSEKEIQEIEQNFYKGRKITWKNFWLADKGHCGEIIEREACKDASKLLDDILQGTGLNYSVAKLKIFHHPGSGGSTIARQVLWKRRKDLRCAVIKSSYSPATVCEHALAFRDYEEKEINHCLPVLLLIEDYDEDYLEEIRNDLMDAVATRKINSPRPYFILMSCRRSNDPERLCKASPLDTVAVTHKLTDSEKTLFKTKLEKLKQKYVEPKFILTFVLMCEEFNETYVRDFVGHILQDIDHSSRDTRLMHYVALLNFYVPNSYVSLSHCEAFLGLGAYTETKSRAYDFKSNLSEQARMIFIELRESTTYISSVRIIHCLVAKEILYQLSRNQPQSQIAMSLLQERMLFENRFGREEFIKFIRDLFIRRDKRSRGDNTDSLFSPFIEHVCKAEDCEKAIAVLKAAYELLGKDAFFAQQLARLHYNNEKFEDAKYWVGVAKLHLPNDSYILDTEGQVYRKWFSFTVDKVTDIPDVDKIEIALKAMKCFRAAQQAAKAETDNMNNAGYFGEVEVGCRLLKFLSTLDVFRTSPDGEHSELVKYLITDYIPKDIEKTWGKLHSRLRGLRQNLYNALEWISEDLSYFQTDKNHEKEDDDGKAEKEEQVYNPRKWLKRQSEVYAKFFISASLTGDNSGPKSQLMKGMTIYKRGGGSVTNILSFLTDKKENRSAEKLEEILSFYPENALRDRLEDTDLINYILSHIVLACLSPGSAKLLPMQTLRELSTRFCKGKRMLPASAHFLLTLLFWPDEALDKEPNSAKDEILSSALQTLKRLYDIKMKDVPPRKKRIYTHFFLGKGYGLSKIVQKNKIDKLISGSLDEKRMKWLHGTVWNNTMIGHILRRVSGWTKDRNLFIRGHIKEFPVLALHRDSVPTGNENVTFYLGFSFNGLVAFNIEVENNISTGPRVHSV, from the exons ATGG ATTACAACACATTACCTGTGGATAAGTGGGATGAGAACCATGTCCAATGCTGGCTACAATCTACTGGAATCAAGGAGGAGTATACAAGAAAACTACATGAAGAAGAAGTGACAGGTCCAGTGCTTATGGAACTGAATGAACCTTTCCTCAAAAAAATAGGTATGAAGAAAGGCCAAATCCACATTTTACTCCTCAAAAGAGATGAGCTTcggcagcaacagaaaaatacaaaacaagaaaagcattcCAGTAGCAAAACGCCTGCCAGAATTGATACAGTAAGAGATTCAGTAAGACCCAAAGATGTCTGTCCTCAAAAAAGTTTAAGCAAAGACAGCTGTGGCCCACTACATGAAACAAGtggagaaaacacagcaagaagcaAGAAGCAAGGGAGAAATAAATCACAACCTCAAAATACTGATGAAGTTTTAGACATCAGCAAATACCGACCGTTTAGAAGTGAAGACACTGATTTCAAGTACGTGAAAGGCCAAGTTCTTTCTCCAGAAACAGGTGTCAATGGTTTAATCATACCATGTCACGAATACAAGTCTTTTGCCATTGCTGCAGAATTGAACAGACAGCAGTTGCAGTCAAAGTTTGCCTGTGAAGTGATACGATTTGCTTCAGCCTGCATGAACATTCGAACAAATGGCACCATACATTTTGGTATCATGGACAGTGTTGAAGATAAGGGCTATAAACATGGGCAGATCATTGGCATAAAGGTCAAAGATAGGGAACACTATGTTGATGCATTAGATtacatagaaaaatgttttcctgaaactAAGCAAGAAACTGCAAGGAAATGTATCCACCCACCTGTTTTTATTGAAGTGATTTCAAAAGACTCTCAGGAACAAAGATTTGTGGTGGAGGTTGATATTGAACCAACATACAGCTTAGTGAAGAATCAAACTTTTGATGTTTATTTGCCTAAATACAATGAAAGCAGCCAGAAGGTGACCCTGACAAAAGAACGGGCTCTCTATCAGAGACTAGGAGCAAAATCTGAACTTGTAAAGCCAGACGACCTAATTGCTTTTATCGAGGGCTCAAAAGACAGGGATGCTCAAAGAGAAAAGGCTGAGCTTCTCAGTACAGAAGTACATACAGAAGTATCTCAAAACTTGGGAAGGAAGTTATCTATTCTACTAAATGATGGCAAGAACTACATGGATGATTCCCTACGGTACATCCTTGTCACAAACAGATGTACAGAGGATGACCTGAACTCTATCAACTTCTTAATGCATTTGAACGTTTTCTGTGTCTTTGACTTTGATGAACATTCTGTGTCAGGACTGTATGGAAAGTACAAAGAACACCATGCAACAAGGTCTTATTTTTTACAGGATTTTTCCAATGAAAGCAAGACTGGCAATCTTCCACCTCAGAAACATTTGTGTCTGTTTGATCAGACTAGTTGGATATTCTGCAATGGGCGCAGCGACTACCTTGGGGATGAAGGAAAACCATGTGATGAAAACACATGGATTAGAACCAAAAAGAAATACCTTAAGAAAGCAATCACTCGGATCTGTGATGAAATCCTGCCAAAGCGGTCTTTCATTGTGCTTTTCCTATTGCTATCACCAGTTAAGAAACCAATCGTGGATACTTTTCAAGAATTCTATACAGAGATGAATGGCATGGAGTACATCATTTGCATTGCAGAGTCCAAAGAAAATTATGTGAAGTGGGCTAATCTAGCTCAGACATCGTGCAGCATTGGGACCCTAGAACAACGCAGCATTGTGGGAATGAAACTAAGTCATGTAGATGCCACAATTCAAAAAATGCTGCCTTCTACAGCACACCCCAGACATCTGCCAGTTTCCACACGAGCACTATGCACACTTCCTTCGctagaagaagagaaaatgttttctctagAAATCCTTTGTGTCGATCAGTGTGATGATATTAAATTAGATcttttgtctgaaaaagaaatacaagaaatagaacaaaacttttacaaagggagaaaaatcaccTGGAAAAATTTCTGGCTTGCTGATAAAGGACACTGTGGGGAAATCATTGAACGTGAAGCATGCAAGGACGCTAGCAAACTCCTAGATGACATTTTACAAGGAACTGGACTCAACTATTCTGTGGCAAAACTAAAGATATTCCACCATCCTGGCAGTGGTGGAAGCACAATAGCACGGCAAGTTctatggaaaagaagaaaggacttAAGATGTGCTGTTATCAAATCCTCATATTCACCTGCAACTGTTTGTGAGCATGCACTTGCATTTAGAGATTAcgaagagaaagaaatcaatcACTGTCTTCCTGTGCTCCTCTTAATTGAAGATTATGATGAAGActatttagaagaaataagaaatgactTAATGGATGCTGTAGCAACTAGAAAAATTAATTCCCCCAGACCTTACTTCATTCTCATGTCCTGTAGACGATCCAATGACCCTGAACGGCTTTGTAAGGCTTCTCCTCTGGACACAGTAGCCGTTACTCACAAGCTGACAGACTCAGAGAAAACTCTGTTCAAAACTAAACTtgaaaaactgaagcagaaatatGTTGAGCCAAAATTCATACTTACATTTGTCTTGATGTGTGAGGAGTTCAATGAAACATATGTGAGAGATTTTGTAGGCCATATACTGCAAGACATAGACCATTCTTCCCGTGATACACGTTTGATGCACTATGTGGCTTTGCTTAATTTTTATGTACCTAATTCATACGTTTCACTATCACACTGTGAAGCTTTTCTGGGACTGGGTGCCTATACAGAAACAAAGTCAAGAGcatatgattttaaaagtaacttAAGCGAACAAGCAAGAATGATTTTTATTGAACTAAGGGAAAGTACCACCTATATTTCATCTGTTCGGATAATACACTGTCTGGTTGCAAAAGAAATTTTGTATCAGCTTTCAAGGAACCAACCTCAAAGTCAAATTGCAATGTCTCTTCTTCAGGAAAGGATGCTTTTTGAAAATAGATTTGGACGAGAGGAGTTCATAAAATTCATCAGAGATCTGTTTATTCGCCGTGATAAGAGAAGCAGGGGTGATAATACAGACAGCCTCTTCTCCCCATTCATTGAACACGTCTGTAAAGCTGAAGACTGTGAAAAAGCTATAGCTGTTTTAAAAGCTGCGTATGAACTCCTTGGAAAAGATGCCTTTTTTGCCCAGCAGCTTGCCAGACTGCAttacaataatgaaaaatttgaaGATGCAAAATATTGGGTAGGTGTTGCAAAACTTCATTTGCCAAATGACTCTTACATTCTGGATACAGAAGGTCAAGTCTACAGGAAATGGTTTAGTTTCACCGTGGATAAGGTGACAGACATTCCTGACGTTGACAAGATAGAGATTGCTCTTAAAGCTATGAAATGCTTCAGGGCTGCGCAACAGgctgcaaaagcagaaacagataaTATGAACAACGCTGGCTATTTTGGAGAAGTAGAAGTAGGATGTCGTCTCCTTAAATTTTTGTCCACACTTGATGTATTTCGCACAAGTCCAGACGGGGAGCACTCTGAGCTTGTGAAATACCTGATCACAGATTACATTCCTAAAGACATTGAAAAAACATGGGGAAAGCTTCACTCACGCTTAAGAGGCTTACGCCAGAACCTGTACAATGCTCTGGAATGGATTTCAGAAGACCTAAGTTATTTCCAAACAGATAAAAACCATGAGAAGGAAGACGACgatggaaaagctgaaaaggaagaacaagtTTATAATCCCCGGAAATGGCTGAAAAGACAGTCTGAGGTATATGCGAAATTCTTCATCTCAGCATCACTTACTGGGGACAACAGTGGTCCTAAGAGCCAGCTGATGAAAGGCATGACTATTTATAAGAGAGGTGGAGGCAGCGTCACAAATATCCTGTCATTCTTGACAGATAAGAAAGAGAATAGGTCAGCTGAAAAGCTGGAAGAGATCCTTAGTTTCTATCCAGAAAATGCACTAAGGGACAGGCTGGAGGACACTGATCTGATCAATTACATTTTGAGCCACATTGTATTAGCATGTTTATCACCAGGATCAGCCAAACTTCTTCCAATGCAAACTCTCCGTGAACTCAGCACAAGattctgtaaaggaaaaagaatgttGCCAGCAAGTGCCCATTTTTTGCTGACCTTACTATTTTGGCCAGATGAGGCATTAGACAAAGAGCCCAATTCAGCCAAAGATGAAATTTTAAGTTCAGCACTTCAAACCCTAAAACGTTTATATGACATCAAGATGAAAGATGTTCCtcccagaaagaaaagaatctaCACCCATTTTTTCCTAGGAAAGGGCTATGGCTTAAGCAAGAttgtgcaaaaaaataaaattgataaatTAATTAGTGGGTCCTTAGATGAGAAGAGAATGAAGTGGCTACATGGAACTGTATGGAATAATACCATGATAGGTCACATTCTCAGAAGAGTTTCAGGTTGGACCAAGGATAGAAATTTATTCATACGTGGCCATATCAAGGAGTTTCCAGTCTTGGCACTCCATCGTGATTCAGTGCCCACTGGAAATGAGaatgtgacattttatttaGGATTTTCATTTAATGGTCTTGTTGCTTTCAATATTGAggttgaaaataacatttcaactGGCCCCAGAGTACACAGCGTTTAG